One window from the genome of Jeotgalibaca sp. MA1X17-3 encodes:
- a CDS encoding HU family DNA-binding protein, whose protein sequence is MANKAELIERVAGKTDLTKKEVTATVDALFEVIQEALQEGEKVQVIGFGNFEVRDRAARKGRNPQTGEEIQIAASKVPAFKPGKALKDAVKK, encoded by the coding sequence ATGGCAAATAAAGCTGAATTGATTGAAAGAGTTGCTGGAAAAACAGACCTTACCAAAAAGGAAGTTACAGCTACTGTAGATGCATTATTCGAAGTTATTCAAGAAGCTTTGCAAGAAGGCGAGAAAGTTCAAGTTATCGGATTTGGTAACTTTGAAGTAAGAGACCGCGCTGCTCGTAAAGGACGTAACCCTCAAACAGGGGAAGAAATCCAAATCGCAGCAAGCAAAGTACCTGCTTTCAAACCAGGTAAAGCATTGAAAGATGCAGTTAAAAAATAA
- the der gene encoding ribosome biogenesis GTPase Der, protein MPNPVIAIVGRPNVGKSTIFNRLAGERISIVDDIPGVTRDRIYARGEWLGRTFDIIDTGGIDIADEPFMSQIKLQAQVAMEEADVILLITSVREGVTEGDENVARILYQSGKPVLLAVNKTDNPEMRTDVFDFYSLGLGNPYPISGSHGLGLGDLLDAIVSEFPVVEQEEEEDTTIKFCLIGRPNVGKSSLVNSILGEERVIVSDIAGTTRDAIDTLFEDPDGAEFQMIDTAGIRKKGKVSEATEKYSVMRALRAIDRSDIVCVVLNAEEGIQEQDKKVAGYAHDAGKGILILVNKWDKLEKDNHTMKNFEEKIRDEFQYLSYAPILYVSAITKQRLSNIPEKIKEISLSQNKRISSSLLNDVLMDAISRNPTPTDKGRRLKIYYMTQVAVKPPTFVLFVNEPEMLHFSYQRFIENQIRKAFEFEGTPFRIIARKKK, encoded by the coding sequence ATGCCGAATCCTGTAATTGCAATTGTAGGAAGACCTAATGTCGGTAAATCAACAATATTCAATCGACTTGCAGGTGAACGGATTTCCATCGTAGATGATATTCCCGGCGTGACGAGAGATAGAATCTATGCAAGAGGTGAATGGTTGGGAAGAACCTTCGATATCATTGATACAGGTGGTATTGATATCGCAGATGAGCCATTTATGAGTCAAATCAAACTCCAAGCTCAAGTAGCAATGGAAGAAGCAGATGTTATTCTTTTGATTACTAGTGTTCGTGAAGGAGTCACAGAAGGCGATGAGAACGTTGCTCGTATTTTATATCAATCAGGAAAACCCGTTTTATTGGCAGTCAACAAAACGGATAACCCAGAAATGCGAACCGATGTTTTCGATTTTTATAGCTTAGGGTTAGGAAATCCATATCCAATCTCGGGAAGCCACGGATTAGGATTAGGAGATCTATTAGATGCGATTGTTTCCGAATTTCCAGTGGTAGAACAAGAAGAGGAAGAAGATACTACGATTAAGTTTTGTTTGATTGGTCGTCCTAATGTAGGGAAATCTTCCCTAGTCAATTCCATTTTAGGTGAAGAACGAGTTATTGTTTCTGATATAGCTGGGACTACCCGAGATGCTATTGATACACTTTTTGAAGATCCAGATGGTGCTGAATTCCAGATGATTGATACAGCTGGTATTCGTAAAAAAGGAAAAGTAAGTGAAGCTACAGAAAAATATAGTGTGATGCGGGCATTACGAGCGATTGATCGTTCTGATATTGTTTGTGTCGTTTTGAATGCTGAAGAAGGAATCCAAGAGCAAGATAAAAAAGTTGCCGGTTATGCTCATGACGCTGGTAAAGGGATTCTTATTCTGGTTAATAAGTGGGATAAATTAGAAAAAGATAACCATACAATGAAGAATTTTGAAGAAAAGATTCGGGATGAATTCCAATATCTTTCCTATGCACCTATTTTATATGTATCGGCAATAACGAAACAAAGATTGTCGAATATACCAGAAAAGATTAAGGAAATTAGTCTATCTCAAAATAAACGAATTTCTTCTTCTCTTTTGAATGATGTTTTAATGGATGCGATCTCGAGAAATCCGACTCCTACAGATAAAGGACGTCGTTTGAAGATTTATTATATGACTCAAGTAGCCGTCAAACCGCCTACATTTGTGTTGTTTGTAAACGAACCTGAAATGCTTCATTTCTCTTATCAACGCTTTATTGAAAATCAAATTCGAAAAGCTTTCGAATTTGAGGGGACTCCATTTAGAATTATTGCTCGAAAGAAAAAATAA
- the rpsA gene encoding 30S ribosomal protein S1 yields MDEMLNAYPPLEVGDTVQGEVLTIEDNQAIVGITGSGLEGVIPYNELSAKPFDDINEVMNVGDHIELVVIKQIKDKENGSYLLSKRRVDAKKVWKEIQEKSEKGEYIEAPVKDVVKGGLVVDVGVRGFVPASMVEDHFVEDFSGYKGKIMKFKIIELEPSENRLILSHKAVVEKEKEAMSEERMDALHEGDVVEGTIARLTNFGAFVDLGGVDGLVHISQIAHEHVNNPGDVLTINDKVNVKILSVDKERGRVSLSIKETLPGPWESIEEKAPIDSVLTGTVKRLTSFGAFVEVFPGVEGLVHISQISHQHIATPQEVLEEGQEIEVKVLDVRPEDHRLSLSVKALQEQKNQAPQASSRREQQNYQSQEDDSDSSFTFGDVLGDKLSGFKVENEGEDNE; encoded by the coding sequence ATGGATGAAATGCTCAATGCTTATCCACCATTAGAAGTAGGAGATACCGTCCAAGGTGAAGTGTTGACTATTGAAGACAACCAAGCAATTGTGGGGATCACTGGTAGTGGATTAGAGGGTGTTATTCCTTACAACGAGCTTTCTGCAAAACCGTTTGATGATATCAACGAAGTAATGAATGTAGGGGACCATATTGAACTTGTTGTAATTAAGCAAATCAAGGACAAGGAAAATGGCAGCTACTTGCTTTCTAAACGTCGAGTTGACGCGAAGAAAGTATGGAAAGAAATTCAAGAAAAGTCCGAAAAAGGTGAGTATATCGAAGCACCTGTTAAAGATGTTGTAAAGGGTGGTTTAGTTGTTGATGTAGGTGTGCGAGGTTTTGTACCAGCGTCAATGGTTGAAGATCACTTTGTGGAAGATTTTTCTGGATATAAAGGCAAGATCATGAAATTCAAAATAATTGAACTGGAACCAAGTGAGAACCGTTTAATTCTTTCTCATAAGGCAGTAGTTGAAAAGGAGAAAGAAGCTATGAGTGAAGAACGTATGGATGCATTGCATGAAGGCGATGTTGTAGAAGGAACGATTGCTAGACTAACTAATTTTGGTGCTTTTGTTGATTTAGGTGGAGTGGATGGTTTGGTTCATATTTCCCAAATTGCACACGAACACGTAAACAACCCCGGTGATGTTTTGACAATTAACGATAAAGTAAATGTAAAAATTCTTTCCGTTGATAAAGAAAGAGGACGTGTATCCTTAAGTATTAAAGAAACATTGCCAGGACCTTGGGAGTCAATTGAAGAAAAAGCTCCAATAGATAGCGTATTAACAGGAACCGTTAAAAGATTGACAAGCTTTGGAGCATTTGTTGAAGTATTCCCTGGAGTTGAAGGGTTAGTTCATATTTCACAAATCTCACATCAACATATTGCAACTCCGCAAGAAGTATTAGAAGAAGGTCAAGAAATTGAAGTGAAAGTTTTGGATGTACGTCCAGAAGATCACAGATTGTCCTTGAGTGTGAAAGCTCTTCAAGAACAGAAAAATCAAGCTCCACAAGCTTCATCTCGCAGAGAACAACAAAATTACCAAAGTCAAGAAGATGACAGTGATTCATCCTTTACATTTGGTGACGTTTTGGGAGATAAATTAAGTGGATTTAAAGTTGAAAATGAAGGCGAAGATAACGAATAA
- the cmk gene encoding (d)CMP kinase has translation MEAYIEKISIAIDGPASAGKSTIAKKIAEALHLIYLDTGAMYRSLTFAALNNQTPFDNEKALVSLLATCTIAFKMENGVQKVSLNDEDVTQQIRSMDVTNHVSEVSSHVAVRKEMVRRQQEIAEAGGIVMDGRDIGTVVLPHADLKVFLVASAEERASRRYQELTANGVEVSLEQLTEDMKARDHYDTHRTASPLKKAEDAIELNTTHMNIEEVINEMLSLVDKI, from the coding sequence TTGGAGGCATACATTGAAAAAATCAGTATCGCAATCGACGGACCTGCATCAGCAGGGAAGAGCACGATTGCAAAAAAAATTGCAGAAGCACTACATTTAATATATTTAGACACCGGAGCTATGTACCGTTCCCTTACCTTTGCGGCATTAAATAATCAGACGCCTTTTGATAACGAAAAAGCACTAGTGTCTCTGTTAGCTACGTGTACGATTGCTTTTAAAATGGAAAATGGAGTTCAAAAAGTTAGTCTGAATGATGAGGATGTAACTCAACAGATCAGAAGTATGGATGTGACCAATCATGTTAGTGAAGTTTCTTCTCATGTGGCGGTTCGCAAAGAAATGGTTCGTAGACAACAGGAAATAGCTGAAGCTGGTGGCATTGTAATGGATGGAAGAGATATCGGTACGGTAGTATTGCCACATGCCGATTTAAAGGTCTTTTTGGTTGCTTCTGCTGAAGAAAGAGCTTCTAGAAGATACCAAGAGCTAACAGCGAATGGAGTAGAGGTCTCGCTAGAGCAGTTAACAGAGGATATGAAAGCAAGAGATCATTATGATACTCATCGAACCGCTTCTCCTCTTAAAAAGGCAGAGGATGCGATTGAATTAAATACAACGCATATGAATATAGAGGAAGTAATCAACGAAATGCTTTCTTTAGTAGATAAAATTTAG
- a CDS encoding LysM peptidoglycan-binding domain-containing protein gives MSKKKNNQKQTNRKEPSKNKEPWTRKFVEEENPKNKQYSRSARKAKNDEVAPLYKVVFFLFLALLIIPFATIYWNNRTKAAPAPQTPEQVMVNKKGTSSSDESEIDSRTESKEVAVSSSEERESSDESVEKESKKEPAEVETPPESTEPEVIPPVEPNVPETPPETEPTEPEGEYTNTYTVQAGDNLYRIALNHGMDLETLKSINGLSNDVAVIGEVLKVK, from the coding sequence ATGAGTAAGAAAAAAAATAATCAAAAGCAAACAAATCGTAAAGAACCATCAAAAAACAAAGAGCCGTGGACACGTAAATTTGTTGAAGAGGAAAATCCAAAAAACAAGCAATATTCACGATCAGCTCGAAAAGCAAAAAATGATGAAGTAGCACCTCTCTATAAGGTTGTCTTTTTCTTATTTCTAGCTCTACTTATTATCCCTTTTGCAACGATTTACTGGAATAATCGAACGAAAGCAGCACCTGCTCCGCAAACTCCAGAACAAGTAATGGTCAATAAAAAAGGAACAAGCTCTTCAGATGAATCAGAGATAGATAGTCGTACGGAGTCTAAAGAAGTAGCCGTTTCAAGTTCTGAAGAACGTGAATCCAGTGATGAGTCAGTAGAAAAAGAAAGTAAGAAAGAACCTGCAGAAGTGGAGACTCCTCCAGAATCAACGGAACCAGAGGTGATTCCACCGGTTGAGCCGAATGTTCCAGAGACTCCTCCAGAAACAGAGCCTACAGAGCCTGAAGGGGAGTATACGAATACCTACACCGTACAAGCTGGAGATAATCTGTATCGGATTGCTTTAAACCATGGAATGGATTTAGAAACGTTGAAATCGATTAACGGCTTATCAAACGATGTTGCTGTAATTGGCGAGGTTTTGAAAGTTAAATAA
- the pilM gene encoding type IV pilus biogenesis protein PilM, producing MFFSKKPLLYIELLERQIRYIAVDSQSKSILETEEILFDTEIIHEGKLINPSLVENRLKALVTEKKWKNAKTSILLPDDFILIREEQVPSQLNEAEIKEYIDLHMNQLIRSPFKQTSFHFEVLEKQEAEQTILLILYPKEVIHQYKLLLETVGLNPIVADISSLSIYRAIREQEKVVVDDSRHILVLQMNRSSNLITVFNKGIPKFVRQSKPDYLTDSWELTEEGTWEWKGSEEAFEDSTNVMLDSLERFLEFYRYSVMNKEGSVTDIFLIGNFTNLKEIQDRLSKRFYIPINILSVHEPIKSAFLPLYGLSIKTEKNSNPPKIKQRKKKKVEN from the coding sequence ATGTTTTTTTCAAAAAAACCCCTTTTATATATTGAGTTGTTAGAAAGACAAATCCGTTATATTGCGGTAGATTCACAATCAAAATCGATTCTTGAAACAGAAGAAATCCTGTTTGATACGGAGATTATTCATGAAGGGAAACTGATTAATCCTTCCCTGGTTGAGAATCGATTAAAAGCACTTGTAACGGAGAAGAAATGGAAGAATGCGAAGACCTCTATCCTCTTACCGGATGATTTTATTCTGATTCGAGAAGAACAAGTTCCTTCTCAACTAAATGAGGCAGAAATAAAAGAGTACATTGATTTGCATATGAATCAGTTGATTCGTTCTCCTTTTAAACAAACAAGTTTTCACTTTGAAGTTCTAGAAAAACAAGAAGCCGAGCAAACCATTTTATTAATCCTTTATCCAAAAGAAGTCATTCATCAATATAAATTATTATTGGAAACAGTAGGGTTGAATCCGATTGTCGCAGATATTTCTTCTCTATCGATCTACCGAGCAATTCGGGAACAAGAAAAAGTAGTAGTAGATGATTCTAGACATATATTGGTATTACAGATGAACCGTAGTAGTAATTTGATTACCGTTTTTAACAAAGGAATCCCGAAATTTGTTCGTCAATCCAAACCAGATTACTTAACTGATTCGTGGGAGCTAACCGAAGAGGGAACGTGGGAGTGGAAGGGAAGTGAAGAAGCGTTTGAAGATAGTACAAATGTAATGCTTGATTCTTTAGAACGTTTCTTGGAGTTCTATCGTTATTCTGTCATGAATAAAGAAGGTAGCGTAACGGATATCTTTTTAATTGGAAATTTTACTAATTTAAAAGAGATTCAGGATCGATTATCGAAACGTTTTTATATTCCTATCAATATTTTGTCGGTTCATGAACCTATCAAATCTGCTTTTCTTCCGTTATATGGGTTATCTATAAAAACAGAGAAAAATAGTAATCCCCCCAAAATAAAACAAAGAAAAAAGAAAAAGGTGGAAAATTAA
- a CDS encoding A24 family peptidase: protein MEPRINFRIITHQSDYSFNCIRFGLSTNSQPYPIILFAIFRGVSNGKSSFPFWNSLLGAVVAFGLLFLIILLSKGGMGAGDLKYFTLLGFIFGVYPFLLLFFISTLYGTIGGGFLMMRKKVNRKAAIPFGPYIGLAALTVFYFGESILHWYWSFLS from the coding sequence ATGGAGCCAAGAATTAATTTTAGGATTATTACTCATCAGTCTGATTATTCCTTTAACTGTATCCGATTTGGTTTATCGACGAATTCCCAACCGTATCCTATTATTCTTTTTGCCATTTTTCGTGGTGTTTCGAATGGTAAATCCTCTTTCCCTTTTTGGAATTCTCTGTTAGGAGCAGTAGTAGCATTTGGCTTACTCTTTTTGATTATTCTTTTATCTAAAGGGGGAATGGGAGCGGGGGACTTGAAGTATTTTACCTTATTAGGATTTATTTTTGGAGTTTATCCATTTCTTCTGCTCTTTTTCATATCCACTCTTTACGGAACAATAGGTGGTGGGTTCTTAATGATGAGAAAGAAAGTTAATAGAAAAGCAGCCATCCCTTTTGGTCCATACATCGGATTAGCCGCTCTAACGGTATTTTATTTTGGAGAATCGATCCTTCACTGGTACTGGTCATTCCTTAGCTAA
- a CDS encoding type II secretion system protein → MRNKIKQLLKKEEGFTLIELLGVIVILGLIIAIAIPSIGGIVKKAGDDTDKAQEALIIDAAQMYFIQNPEDEDGQVTVDELTAGGYLESKVKTDTTTINKFDVMEGLEAPNN, encoded by the coding sequence ATGAGAAATAAAATTAAACAATTGTTAAAAAAAGAAGAGGGCTTTACTTTAATTGAATTGCTAGGAGTAATTGTAATTTTAGGGCTTATTATTGCTATTGCAATTCCATCAATCGGAGGAATCGTTAAGAAAGCTGGAGATGATACAGATAAAGCTCAAGAAGCCTTGATTATAGATGCAGCACAAATGTATTTTATTCAAAATCCTGAAGATGAAGATGGACAAGTAACAGTAGATGAGCTTACTGCTGGTGGTTATTTAGAATCTAAAGTAAAAACAGATACTACAACTATTAATAAATTTGACGTAATGGAAGGCTTAGAAGCACCTAATAACTAA
- a CDS encoding type II secretion system F family protein, translated as MAVFAYKAKTKEGKTMKGKIDSVNKKEALSQLRMMDLIVYQVEPLNSLLNKEINLRSSLKMKDLIIFLRQFSSLINAGILLVDALDLLSEQTSNLLLKETLEEVASEIKEGTALSDAMKKYPKVFPELLFHMIHSAEISGQLEEVLDQMATYYEKQYRIKQKVSTAMTYPLVVGGLALLIMTFLLIFIVPIFSDLFASMDQELPAITQFVMSLSTWFQTYWWLFFLSIALVVLLLIRLSKEEKVAYYFDYLQLKIPVIGTFIQKALLARMTQTLSSLINSSVPILQAIEVTSQVVGNRVVEKVLLEAKKEVEQGESLAKPMENHWFFPALIIQMIQVGETSGSLDDMLKKVSEFYDQEVQEASEKFQALIEPLLIIFLSVVVGLIVLSIVIPMFSMFESF; from the coding sequence ATGGCTGTTTTTGCTTATAAAGCTAAGACAAAAGAAGGAAAGACGATGAAAGGGAAAATCGATAGTGTCAATAAAAAAGAAGCACTGAGCCAATTGAGGATGATGGACTTGATTGTCTACCAGGTAGAACCCTTAAATTCGCTGTTAAATAAAGAGATTAACCTACGATCTTCGCTTAAAATGAAAGATCTGATTATCTTCCTTAGACAATTTTCCTCCTTGATTAATGCCGGGATTCTACTTGTGGATGCACTTGACTTGCTTTCCGAGCAAACGAGTAACTTGTTACTCAAAGAAACCTTAGAAGAAGTTGCCTCAGAAATAAAAGAAGGAACCGCATTGTCCGATGCGATGAAAAAGTATCCAAAGGTATTTCCAGAACTGTTATTTCATATGATTCACTCCGCTGAGATTAGTGGCCAATTAGAAGAAGTGTTAGATCAGATGGCTACCTACTATGAAAAACAATATCGAATCAAGCAGAAGGTATCTACTGCGATGACCTATCCACTTGTGGTAGGGGGACTGGCCTTATTAATTATGACGTTTCTATTAATTTTTATTGTTCCCATCTTTAGTGACTTGTTTGCTTCTATGGATCAAGAGTTACCTGCGATTACTCAATTCGTAATGAGTTTAAGTACCTGGTTTCAAACCTACTGGTGGTTATTCTTTCTTAGCATTGCGCTAGTAGTACTTCTTCTGATCCGCCTAAGTAAAGAAGAAAAGGTTGCCTATTATTTTGACTATCTACAATTAAAAATACCAGTTATCGGTACTTTTATCCAAAAGGCACTATTGGCCCGAATGACCCAAACCCTAAGTTCTCTGATTAATAGCTCGGTTCCTATTTTACAAGCAATTGAGGTAACCAGTCAGGTGGTAGGCAATCGGGTAGTCGAAAAAGTCTTGTTAGAAGCTAAAAAAGAAGTGGAACAAGGAGAATCATTAGCCAAACCGATGGAAAATCATTGGTTTTTCCCCGCACTGATCATCCAAATGATTCAAGTAGGTGAAACGAGTGGGTCTTTAGATGATATGCTAAAAAAAGTATCGGAATTTTATGATCAAGAAGTACAAGAAGCGTCAGAAAAGTTTCAAGCACTAATAGAACCACTCCTCATTATCTTTCTTTCCGTAGTGGTAGGTTTGATTGTTTTGTCTATTGTTATTCCAATGTTTAGTATGTTTGAAAGCTTTTAA